One part of the Candidatus Cloacimonas sp. genome encodes these proteins:
- a CDS encoding type I restriction endonuclease subunit R → MKYDIVTQSQESTVVAKYDSTKKKESAYQTEAALEKAFIELLKAQAYEYLPLSSEAQLISNLRKQLEILNNYPFSDTEWNQLFQGKIANLNYGIEEKTNIIQEDYIQLLACDDGTKKNIYLLKKDNIHHNRLQVINQYSVEDGQRANRYDVTVLVNGLPLVHIELKKRGVDIKEAFNQINRYNRESFWAGCGLFEYVQIFVISNGTHTKYYSNTTRFTHLKEQQEGKIKKGKQTSNSFEFTSWWADADNHPITDLMDFGRTFFAKHTLLNLLTKYCVFTTDKLLLVMRPYQIVATERILRRIDVSNNYKKYGKIEGGGYIWHTTGSGKTLTSFKTAQLASKLLYIDKVLFVVDRKDLDYQTMKEYDKFERGAANSNTSTAILKKQLEDPKAKIIITTIQKLSLLINKEKQLSAFNLHIVIIFDECHRSQFGEMHTAITKTFKKYHLFGFTGTPIFAVNSNSNSKADLRTTEQAFGTKLHTYTIVDAIMDRNVLPFRIDYISTMKEQENITDSKVWDIDRERALASPERITNIVNYILEHFDQKTKRNNYYQLKDRRLAGFNSIFATASIEMAKKYYSEFQKQMAELPQDKQLKIAIIYSFTVNESEEELDGLIEDENLEDTSRLDQSSRDFLDSAIGDYNKLFKTNFDTSSDKFQNYYKDVSQRVKDREIDLLIVVNMFLTGFDATTLNTLWVDKNLRLHGLLQAYSRTNRILNTIKTFGNIVCFRNLEKATNESIALFGDKEACGIVLLKSFDEYYKNGYLSGGKRIPGYVELIEELQNKYPVGDIIIGEQNQKDFIRLYGNILKVRNILSTFDDFSGREILTERDFQDYHSMYIDLYNEFRRRDKGDAENVNDDIVFEMELIKQIEITIDYILELIKKYHSGFQKDKEIIVNIRKAIDSSLELRNKKDLIEQFIANLNPSTDIDKDWHTFVEERKKEELDRIIKEENLNKDETYKYIDNAFRDGFVQETGTAITKVLPPLPRFSKNGERTKKKESVLEKLIAFFNRFWGISDFTKSSLGS, encoded by the coding sequence CAATTGATAAGCAATTTGCGGAAACAATTGGAAATTCTGAATAATTACCCATTCTCAGACACAGAATGGAATCAGCTGTTCCAGGGCAAAATAGCCAACTTAAACTATGGGATAGAGGAAAAAACCAACATCATTCAAGAGGATTACATTCAATTGCTTGCTTGCGATGATGGAACAAAGAAAAACATCTATCTGCTAAAAAAAGACAATATCCACCACAACCGGTTGCAAGTTATTAATCAATATAGTGTTGAAGACGGTCAAAGAGCCAATCGCTATGATGTTACAGTCCTGGTCAACGGACTTCCCCTCGTTCATATTGAGTTAAAAAAACGCGGAGTGGATATCAAAGAGGCATTCAATCAAATAAATCGTTATAACCGTGAGTCCTTCTGGGCAGGGTGTGGTCTCTTTGAATATGTTCAAATCTTCGTAATCTCTAATGGAACACATACAAAATACTATAGCAATACTACTCGCTTTACTCATCTCAAAGAACAACAAGAAGGTAAAATAAAGAAAGGTAAGCAAACCAGTAACAGCTTTGAATTTACCTCTTGGTGGGCAGATGCCGATAACCACCCTATAACTGATCTTATGGACTTTGGACGGACTTTCTTTGCCAAGCATACCTTACTGAACTTGCTAACAAAATACTGTGTTTTTACTACTGATAAACTATTGCTTGTTATGAGACCTTATCAGATTGTGGCTACAGAGCGGATTTTGAGGCGTATAGATGTTTCTAATAACTACAAGAAATATGGAAAAATTGAAGGTGGTGGCTACATCTGGCATACCACCGGAAGCGGTAAAACTCTTACTTCCTTCAAAACAGCCCAATTAGCAAGTAAGCTGCTTTATATTGATAAAGTGCTTTTTGTGGTTGATAGGAAAGACCTTGACTATCAAACAATGAAGGAGTATGATAAGTTTGAAAGGGGAGCGGCCAACAGCAATACCAGTACTGCAATACTGAAGAAGCAACTTGAAGACCCTAAAGCCAAAATCATTATTACTACAATTCAGAAGCTTTCTCTATTGATTAATAAGGAAAAACAGCTCTCTGCCTTCAATCTACACATAGTGATTATCTTTGACGAATGTCACCGCTCTCAGTTTGGTGAAATGCATACTGCCATCACCAAGACCTTTAAAAAGTATCATCTGTTTGGCTTTACCGGCACTCCTATCTTTGCTGTGAATTCCAACAGTAACTCCAAAGCTGATTTACGCACAACAGAGCAGGCCTTTGGTACCAAACTTCATACTTATACGATAGTGGATGCAATTATGGATAGAAATGTCCTGCCCTTCCGCATTGACTATATCAGCACAATGAAAGAGCAGGAAAACATCACCGATTCAAAAGTGTGGGATATAGACAGGGAAAGAGCTCTTGCTTCGCCTGAACGAATTACAAACATCGTGAACTACATTCTTGAACATTTTGATCAAAAGACCAAGCGTAATAACTATTATCAATTAAAGGACAGACGGCTTGCTGGTTTTAATTCTATCTTTGCCACTGCCTCAATTGAAATGGCAAAAAAATATTATTCAGAGTTTCAGAAGCAGATGGCAGAACTGCCCCAAGACAAACAGCTTAAGATAGCAATAATCTATAGCTTTACTGTCAATGAAAGCGAAGAAGAACTGGACGGGCTGATTGAAGATGAAAATCTGGAAGATACAAGCAGATTGGATCAAAGCTCCAGGGACTTTCTGGATTCTGCCATTGGGGATTACAATAAGCTATTCAAAACGAATTTTGATACCTCCAGTGATAAGTTCCAAAACTACTATAAGGATGTATCCCAAAGAGTGAAAGACCGGGAGATTGACCTGTTAATAGTAGTGAATATGTTCCTCACTGGCTTTGACGCCACCACCTTAAATACTCTTTGGGTAGATAAGAACCTTCGTTTGCATGGTCTCTTACAGGCATACTCCAGAACAAATCGAATACTAAATACGATAAAGACCTTTGGAAACATTGTATGCTTCCGCAATCTTGAGAAAGCTACTAACGAGAGCATAGCTCTCTTCGGAGATAAGGAAGCTTGTGGTATAGTATTGCTTAAGTCATTTGATGAATACTACAAAAATGGCTACCTATCAGGAGGAAAACGAATCCCTGGATATGTGGAATTAATTGAAGAGCTGCAAAACAAGTATCCAGTTGGAGACATAATTATAGGGGAACAAAATCAAAAGGACTTCATCAGATTGTATGGAAATATCTTAAAAGTTCGCAACATCCTCTCTACTTTTGATGATTTTAGTGGGCGTGAAATCCTTACAGAAAGGGATTTTCAGGACTATCACAGTATGTATATTGATCTCTACAACGAATTTAGGAGAAGGGACAAGGGTGACGCTGAGAATGTGAATGATGATATTGTTTTTGAAATGGAACTGATAAAACAAATAGAAATCACCATTGACTATATACTGGAATTGATTAAAAAATACCATTCCGGATTTCAAAAAGACAAAGAGATCATCGTCAACATCAGAAAAGCTATAGATTCAAGTTTGGAACTGCGCAATAAGAAAGATCTGATAGAACAATTCATCGCTAACTTGAATCCCTCAACCGATATAGATAAGGACTGGCATACCTTTGTAGAGGAAAGAAAAAAAGAAGAATTAGACAGGATCATAAAGGAAGAAAATCTTAACAAAGATGAGACCTACAAGTATATAGACAATGCTTTTAGAGACGGATTTGTACAAGAAACCGGCACTGCCATTACTAAGGTTCTTCCTCCTCTTCCAAGGTTCTCAAAAAATGGCGAGCGCACTAAGAAGAAAGAATCTGTTCTGGAAAAGCTTATAGCTTTCTTTAATAGATTCTGGGGTATATCAGATTTCACTAAGAGTAGTCTCGGAAGTTAG
- a CDS encoding metallophosphoesterase, with product MKCALVHISDLHVADNTKLVSSELFSNFTNRIKDIISGCDSVIFTISGDITDNGFQTQFTRVEDVITSLRNNIKRDIPEIDIQFMFTPGNHDNDLTSLQSTRNDVIEKIRESKSFDIDEVTTCCLVQKNFFEFASKYSFIDIDYHNQLVYAGTYNLDDINLYLICINTSWLSQKDEKPASVQLPLKDMINEISIPDRRIVVALLHHPLNWLDASDIKIDESRFFISNNFNVLLTGHEHLQSASKNYNFDTNKNTLLLNSPMGNGLESGCNILILDSKSMKMELIMLKHKDGVYKETLKEFLPIQLRSQFNFSSSFDSYLDELGIPLSHPGKDDLFLNDVFIEPDLEVLNSANLNPVYISMSNTINLLTEKKVFYIGKDQSGKTTIFKKLIRDYYGKSVYPVLIRGSDIKNTNIDKHVRAALEKQYSDLNWDAYMQLDKSKRVVFIDDLDLSTINIESKIKIFDRLKDIFSIIHSSMRDTELYSSISQKSEFYWNDSNLFEILPFGQVKKDELIRKWVLLSNEEPIEDELLIRQVDGLYKKIQDITLTKIPSYPFFLLMILQGITTSSPSDYKFTAYGDCYLALIVFSIHKYIGPQKSEAYLNFLSCLSYDFFVNRRSSITDDQLKQFYINYFQEYNVPDEMTPMLNNLLKAKLLHRTHDDLIRFNHPFVLHFCIARYLARNYQQDVVKSQISDICQKIHVFRNANIVIFLTHFLEDDSFWDELQLNVSCLFDKYPPESLCKENTDFLSDLFSDIRDLIIEQKRDILENREKILKQTDEITNGLIGDDKDIDQIEDEEQDVDYSILTDTQKLIRYLEIIGQILKNRSGSLKREKIKNFLIESVNSSLRLISFLIHNQKELMNTAVTYIRDKIKEEIEARNSDAKKNGDTKVILIDDVDLEAQVKKFLLGISFASINSLLLKTSISLGSYDLLPQIDEISKENPSPSYRLIDVMVCMEYKHCLNVDELIEIKKEHKDNQFVYNVLRHLVYRFLYMHEVDYRNQQKIAEAFDIKIKEQKILQLKQQR from the coding sequence ATGAAATGTGCATTAGTGCATATCAGCGATCTGCATGTAGCCGACAACACTAAATTGGTAAGCTCAGAGTTATTTTCGAATTTTACTAACCGTATTAAAGATATAATATCGGGATGTGACTCAGTCATATTTACAATATCAGGAGATATTACAGATAATGGTTTTCAGACTCAGTTTACCAGAGTTGAAGATGTTATTACTTCATTACGAAATAATATCAAAAGAGATATACCTGAAATTGATATCCAATTTATGTTTACTCCGGGGAATCATGATAATGACTTAACGAGTTTGCAATCAACAAGAAACGATGTAATAGAGAAGATAAGGGAAAGCAAGTCCTTTGATATAGATGAAGTTACTACATGTTGCTTAGTGCAGAAGAACTTCTTTGAGTTCGCTTCCAAATACAGTTTTATTGATATCGATTACCACAATCAATTAGTTTATGCTGGAACTTATAATCTTGATGATATTAACTTATACTTAATATGTATTAACACATCATGGCTGTCTCAAAAAGATGAAAAACCTGCATCAGTTCAGCTGCCACTTAAAGATATGATAAATGAGATATCCATACCAGATAGAAGGATTGTAGTTGCTTTGTTACATCATCCACTAAACTGGCTTGATGCAAGTGATATTAAAATAGATGAAAGTAGGTTTTTTATCAGTAACAATTTTAATGTTTTGTTAACGGGTCATGAGCACTTACAAAGTGCATCTAAAAATTATAACTTTGACACAAATAAGAATACACTGCTTCTAAACTCACCCATGGGCAACGGTCTAGAATCTGGCTGTAATATTCTAATTCTTGATTCTAAGAGTATGAAGATGGAATTGATTATGTTGAAGCATAAAGATGGTGTATACAAAGAAACATTAAAAGAGTTCTTACCAATTCAACTTAGATCTCAATTCAATTTTTCATCCAGTTTCGATTCGTACCTTGATGAATTAGGTATCCCGCTATCTCACCCTGGAAAAGATGATCTCTTCTTAAATGATGTATTCATTGAGCCTGATTTGGAAGTTTTAAATTCAGCGAACTTAAACCCTGTATATATTTCAATGTCCAATACAATTAATTTATTAACAGAAAAAAAAGTATTCTATATCGGAAAAGATCAATCAGGGAAAACAACGATATTCAAAAAACTAATAAGAGATTATTATGGGAAATCTGTATATCCAGTTTTAATTCGAGGGAGTGATATTAAAAATACCAATATAGATAAGCACGTTAGAGCTGCTCTGGAAAAACAGTACTCTGATTTGAATTGGGATGCTTACATGCAGCTTGATAAAAGTAAACGTGTAGTTTTTATTGATGACCTAGATCTTTCAACTATTAACATTGAATCGAAGATAAAAATCTTTGATAGGTTGAAAGACATCTTCTCAATCATACATTCATCAATGAGAGATACCGAACTATATAGCTCAATATCACAGAAAAGTGAGTTCTATTGGAATGATTCGAATCTTTTCGAAATACTGCCATTTGGACAAGTAAAAAAAGACGAGCTTATCAGAAAATGGGTTTTGTTAAGTAACGAAGAACCAATTGAGGATGAGTTACTTATAAGACAAGTAGATGGATTATATAAAAAAATCCAGGATATAACGCTAACAAAAATACCATCTTATCCATTCTTTCTACTAATGATATTACAAGGAATAACTACTTCTTCACCTAGTGACTATAAGTTTACTGCCTATGGTGACTGTTACTTGGCATTGATAGTCTTCTCAATACATAAGTACATTGGTCCCCAAAAATCAGAAGCCTACCTGAACTTTTTATCCTGTTTATCATATGACTTCTTCGTAAATCGAAGATCATCAATCACTGACGATCAGCTAAAGCAGTTTTATATTAATTATTTTCAGGAATATAACGTTCCTGATGAAATGACTCCGATGCTCAACAATCTACTTAAAGCAAAGCTTCTACACAGAACACACGATGATTTGATTAGATTTAATCATCCATTCGTGCTTCATTTTTGTATAGCCAGGTATTTAGCAAGAAACTATCAGCAAGATGTTGTAAAGTCCCAAATTTCAGATATATGCCAGAAGATACATGTTTTTAGAAATGCAAATATTGTAATCTTCTTAACACATTTTCTAGAGGACGATTCGTTTTGGGATGAATTACAACTTAATGTTTCGTGCTTGTTTGATAAATATCCTCCTGAGTCGTTGTGTAAAGAGAATACTGATTTTCTAAGCGATCTATTTAGTGATATTAGAGACTTGATTATTGAGCAGAAACGTGATATTCTTGAAAACCGAGAAAAAATCCTTAAGCAGACAGACGAAATCACTAATGGTTTGATTGGTGATGATAAAGATATTGATCAGATAGAAGATGAGGAACAAGATGTTGACTACTCAATATTAACTGATACTCAGAAACTTATAAGATACTTAGAGATCATTGGTCAGATACTAAAGAATAGATCTGGTTCTCTCAAAAGAGAGAAGATAAAAAACTTTCTAATTGAATCAGTAAACTCATCTCTTCGATTAATAAGCTTTCTAATTCACAACCAAAAGGAACTTATGAATACGGCAGTTACCTACATCAGGGATAAAATCAAAGAAGAAATCGAAGCTCGCAATAGTGATGCAAAAAAGAATGGGGATACTAAAGTCATTTTGATTGATGATGTAGATCTTGAAGCGCAAGTCAAAAAATTCCTTTTAGGAATATCTTTTGCGTCAATAAACTCGCTGTTATTAAAAACTTCAATATCGCTTGGTTCATATGATCTCTTGCCTCAAATAGATGAGATTTCGAAAGAAAACCCATCCCCATCATATAGGTTAATAGATGTAATGGTTTGCATGGAATATAAACATTGTTTGAATGTAGATGAGTTAATCGAAATCAAAAAGGAGCACAAAGATAATCAATTTGTATATAATGTTCTCAGACATTTAGTCTATAGATTTTTGTATATGCATGAAGTTGATTACAGAAACCAGCAAAAAATCGCAGAAGCTTTTGATATTAAGATCAAAGAACAAAAGATATTGCAACTAAAGCAGCAAAGATAG